A part of bacterium genomic DNA contains:
- a CDS encoding secondary thiamine-phosphate synthase enzyme YjbQ → MERITVKTTRRQEFIEITHLIEDTVRKSSVKSGICHIFVPHTTCGLTINENADPSVKADILSKLEQLIPESGKYSHSEGNSDAHIKSSILGHSLSIVVEDGSLQLGTWQGIFLCEFDGPRTRQVWIKIIS, encoded by the coding sequence ATGGAAAGGATAACAGTCAAAACCACCAGACGTCAGGAATTTATTGAGATAACACATCTGATTGAAGATACTGTAAGAAAATCCAGTGTAAAAAGTGGTATCTGCCATATATTTGTTCCTCATACTACCTGTGGACTTACAATAAATGAAAATGCAGACCCATCTGTGAAAGCAGATATACTGTCAAAACTTGAACAACTTATTCCTGAAAGTGGAAAATATAGCCATTCCGAAGGGAATTCAGATGCCCATATAAAGTCAAGTATATTAGGACATTCCCTTTCTATAGTAGTGGAAGATGGCTCATTACAACTCGGTACCTGGCAGGGCATCTTCCTCTGTGAGTTTGATGGTCCACGTACCCGTCAGGTCTGGATAAAGATTATTTCCTGA
- the mscL gene encoding large-conductance mechanosensitive channel protein MscL: MKGIIREFREFAVKGNMIDMAVGIIIGAAFGKVVSSLVSDVIMPPLGALLAGVDFTNLAITLRQATYDKPAVLLHYGRFIQAMVDFIIVAFAIFLLVKGVNKLRRAQETPPPPPPPSKEEILLAEIRDILKGQKQV, encoded by the coding sequence ATGAAAGGAATCATAAGAGAGTTTAGGGAATTTGCCGTAAAAGGGAATATGATAGATATGGCTGTAGGTATCATCATAGGTGCAGCGTTTGGCAAAGTAGTATCATCCCTCGTAAGTGATGTTATTATGCCTCCTCTTGGTGCATTACTTGCAGGAGTTGACTTTACCAATCTTGCTATTACTTTAAGACAGGCAACTTATGATAAACCAGCAGTTCTTTTACACTACGGGAGGTTTATACAAGCAATGGTTGATTTTATCATCGTTGCCTTTGCTATATTTCTTCTGGTAAAAGGAGTAAACAAACTCAGAAGGGCACAGGAAACACCTCCTCCACCGCCACCCCCTTCAAAGGAAGAAATACTACTTGCAGAAATTCGGGATATTCTTAAAGGGCAAAAACAGGTATAA
- a CDS encoding PEGA domain-containing protein, which produces MRRFLMILGFLILSCGILFAQEGFLRVTSIPDGVSIEIEGKNIGKTPLLTTLKPGVYILKANLMGYATNSQEVKIVENEVTIVQINMTKETQKKEVAVSEPKGIKWTGNLTVITDLENTTIYLDGIKVTEVPPVTIKDIPIGIHTIILVSGDYADSARVMVQKGKTSVLKHSFAEIKEAGKRWLPRVYSERAEQERQAKEKAVELEKKRQALPAKIVLKLTNPALSDSSQQDTSIKLWGESDLVEVSFQYKKSGETAWNTRTLSSKKTSEESFTLEKGPYDVQFIATHYKEPTGVLNIIIGSKKEKVKEYKESGMKYEFKPDTQYTFNIIYDGKTSFSYKVEEKPLNTIIE; this is translated from the coding sequence ATGCGGAGATTTCTAATGATACTTGGATTTTTAATCCTGAGTTGTGGAATATTATTCGCTCAGGAAGGGTTTTTAAGGGTAACGAGTATTCCTGATGGTGTTAGTATAGAAATAGAAGGTAAAAATATAGGGAAGACACCTCTCCTTACCACACTTAAACCAGGTGTTTATATTCTTAAAGCAAATCTTATGGGCTATGCAACAAACTCACAGGAAGTAAAGATTGTGGAGAATGAAGTTACTATAGTACAGATAAACATGACTAAAGAAACTCAGAAAAAAGAGGTAGCTGTAAGTGAACCCAAAGGAATAAAATGGACAGGTAATCTTACAGTCATTACAGACCTTGAAAATACAACTATATATCTTGATGGAATTAAAGTTACAGAAGTTCCTCCTGTTACAATTAAAGACATTCCTATAGGAATTCATACAATAATTCTTGTCAGTGGTGACTATGCTGATTCTGCTCGTGTAATGGTTCAAAAAGGAAAAACATCTGTTTTGAAACACTCCTTTGCTGAAATAAAAGAAGCAGGTAAGAGATGGTTACCACGGGTGTATAGTGAAAGAGCAGAACAGGAACGACAGGCAAAGGAAAAAGCAGTAGAATTAGAAAAGAAAAGGCAGGCACTCCCTGCAAAAATAGTTCTTAAACTAACCAATCCTGCCCTTTCTGATTCATCACAACAGGACACCTCAATTAAATTGTGGGGGGAGAGTGATTTAGTAGAAGTTTCATTCCAGTACAAAAAATCAGGAGAGACAGCATGGAATACAAGAACACTCAGTTCAAAGAAAACATCAGAGGAATCATTCACACTTGAAAAAGGACCTTATGATGTCCAGTTCATAGCAACCCATTATAAAGAACCTACAGGTGTTTTAAACATAATTATTGGGTCTAAAAAAGAGAAAGTAAAGGAATATAAAGAATCTGGTATGAAATATGAGTTTAAACCGGATACACAATATACCTTTAATATCATATATGATGGAAAAACATCTTTCTCTTATAAGGTTGAAGAGAAACCACTGAATACAATTATTGAATAA